A window from Salvia miltiorrhiza cultivar Shanhuang (shh) chromosome 2, IMPLAD_Smil_shh, whole genome shotgun sequence encodes these proteins:
- the LOC131012921 gene encoding laccase-14-like has translation MFSYRKLKVFILCYLGIIVLAPVHALVHKFEVRRSSHTRLCSTKSMLTVNGQFPGPTIYARRGELVVIDVINRADANISIHWHGVKMPRYPWTDGVTHVTQCPISPGKRFRQRMLLSNEEGTLFWHAHIDWSRATVYGAIIILPPKAHTYPFPKPHAELPILLGEWWNADVQQVFEKSINEGVAADFSDAFLMNGQPGDLYPCSKQDTLKLSVEPGKTYLIRMVNAMMNFIMYYKIKDHNVTVVGMDGAYTKPLNTDHIAIAPGQTIDFLLEANQPPGRYYMAARVWASPYWHTYIPTTGIVEYVGNYTRPSSPALPSFPGFQGWAESTHFSKRLKSLANDNYPIKLPMNITHHLFFALSINVGPCFSNSCKNGDRLLASINNISMLYPQTLNILEAYYKGIGGVFTADFPAKPSTIFDFTQGYKPEDEGFSEFGTAVYMLDYNSEVEIVLQSTNLGIGIDHPIHLHGYNFYVIGTGFGNFDPTTDPPNYNLVDPPLMDTVAVPKNGWSTIRFKANNPGVWYMHCHFERHYTWGMKMVFIVRDGEGPNEKMLPPPPDMPRCETPNQQLLFRI, from the exons ATGTTTTCTTATAGGAAGCTTAAGGTTTTCATCCTGTGCTACCTTGGTATTATTGTGCTCGCTCCAGTGCATGCTTTAGTTCATAAGTTTGAA GTGAGAAGATCTTCACACACAAGGCTATGCAGCACCAAAAGCATGCTAACAGTAAACGGGCAGTTCCCGGGGCCAACTATATATGCTAGAAGGGGAGAATTGGTGGTAATCGATGTTATTAATCGCGCCGATGCAAATATAAGTATCCATTG GCATGGAGTCAAAATGCCGAGATATCCATGGACAGACGGCGTCACCCATGTGACGCAGTGTCCTATTAGTCCCGGCAAGAGGTTTAGACAACGGATGTTGCTCTCCAACGAAGAAGGCACTTTATTTTGGCACGCCCACATCGATTGGTCTCGAGCTACTGTGTATGGCGCCATCATCATCCTACCGCCCAAGGCACACACTTATCCTTTCCCTAAGCCTCATGCTGAACTTCCCATCTTACTAG GAGAGTGGTGGAATGCTGATGTGCAACAAGTTTTCGAGAAGTCTATAAACGAAGGAGTAGCTGCCGATTTTTCTGATGCTTTCCTCATGAATGGTCAACCTGGCGACCTGTATCCCTGCTCAAAACAAG ATACATTGAAGTTGAGTGTGGAGCCGGGCAAGACTTACCTGATCAGAATGGTTAACGCGATGATGAACTTCATTATGTACTACAAAATCAAGGACCACAACGTGACGGTGGTGGGCATGGACGGCGCCTACACGAAGCCGCTGAACACCGATCACATCGCGATCGCCCCGGGCCAGACCATAGATTTCCTTCTGGAAGCCAACCAGCCGCCCGGCCGTTATTACATGGCCGCCAGAGTATGGGCCAGCCCCTATTGGCATACTTACATCCCCACCACAGGAATCGTCGAGTACGTCGGTAACTACACCCGGCCTTCGTCACCGGCGCTTCCCTCTTTCCCGGGATTCCAAGGCTGGGCGGAGTCCACCCATTTCAGCAAGAGGCTCAAAAGCCTCGCCAACGACAACTATCCCATCAAACTTCCTATGAACATCACACACCACCTCTTCTTCGCTCTCTCCATCAATGTGGGGCCCTGTTTCTCAAATTCTTGCAAGAATGGCGACAGGCTGCTGGCCAGCATCAACAACATCTCCATGCTGTACCCGCAAACCCTAAATATTCTTGAGGCCTATTACAAAGGGATCGGAGGAGTTTTCACGGCCGATTTCCCGGCCAAGCCGTCAACAATATTCGACTTCACGCAAGGCTATAAGCCAGAGGATGAGGGGTTTTCCGAATTCGGAACGGCTGTGTATATGTTGGACTATAACTCGGAAGTTGAGATCGTGCTTCAAAGCACCAACTTAGGCATCGGAATCGATCATCCCATACATTTACATGGATACAACTTCTACGTGATCGGAACTGGATTCGGGAACTTCGACCCAACCACGGATCCGCCAAACTATAATCTCGTTGACCCGCCGTTGATGGACACGGTTGCCGTTCCGAAAAATGGATGGAGCACTATCAGATTTAAGGCTAACAATCCAG GAGTGTGGTACATGCACTGTCATTTCGAACGTCATTACACTTGGGGAATGAAGATGGTGTTCATCGTTAGAGACGGGGAAGGCCCCAATGAGAAGATGTTGCCTCCGCCCCCTGATATGCCGCGCTGTGAAACGCCAAATCAACAATTATTGTTTAGGATTTAA